Proteins found in one Candidatus Nezhaarchaeota archaeon genomic segment:
- a CDS encoding spermidine synthase — protein KLTDEGVMVTQATSTAYSFRCFVSIAKTAATSFPIARAYRAWIPSYVSEWGFVIGSRVHDPAELDVETIAKRISVRKVKPLRFYTAKLHRHLFIHPKHIEEALEREGEVIRDGAPVFMPA, from the coding sequence CTAAGCTAACTGACGAGGGGGTTATGGTCACCCAAGCAACCTCAACTGCGTACAGCTTCAGGTGCTTCGTAAGCATAGCTAAAACTGCGGCCACTTCATTCCCAATTGCTAGAGCCTACAGAGCCTGGATCCCTTCATATGTCTCCGAGTGGGGGTTTGTTATAGGCTCTAGGGTTCACGACCCAGCTGAGCTCGACGTGGAAACTATCGCGAAAAGAATTAGCGTGCGCAAAGTAAAGCCGCTTAGATTTTACACAGCTAAGCTCCACCGCCATCTCTTCATCCACCCTAAGCACATTGAGGAGGCCTTAGAGAGAGAAGGAGAGGTAATAAGAGATGGGGCGCCCGTGTTCATGCCCGCTTAG